In Erigeron canadensis isolate Cc75 chromosome 8, C_canadensis_v1, whole genome shotgun sequence, the DNA window ATGGCTATAATAATTTGGGAATTGACCACAAATTATAACATAGTCAACTTTAACAAAATTAAtctatacaatttttttttactcatgtatttaaataattattttaactaccgcacatcgtgcgggtaaaatacctagtatatatatctatatatctatattaaaaaaagtagtTATCCTAAGATTCTTAAGCCATCCATCTTAATTTAAACTCTCCTTACAcaatgccacataggatttatcctatatgtcatttacataaaatttttgacaatattttatttatttattatatatataataaaaaaaactaaactaaaattaatctatattatattgtatGAATTTTAAATCCTCTAATCCAAtaaagcaatatatatataatacatatatttgtggTTTGGCATGAGATTTGCAATagatattaaaattatttattttagataaaaatttgttttttaaccaaaaataaaaatcctgTAATTAACTGTACGTTTTTACCGATAGCTATTTTGGATTGCATATGTATATTTTACATTAGAGTTAGAtattttatttaccaaatttttaattttattagaaTAAGTATTGGTTTGCTTTTAGTTTATTGTGTATGTAATTGGTTACGTTTTTCTTGGTGTTTCATAATCATTTATTAAGCTCAATGTGTGATATTTACCATTTTGACAAACATACAATAAGACatattgtttaaaagtatgttaTAATCGTTTCATGATTGCTAaatattttatctaaaaatatGTTGTAATCGTTCTTTATAATCTATGTAACTTAGTCCAAATTCAATGcatgttgtttaatttttttgttgacCGGTTTTGTTGCTGACTATGATATGAAAATATAAGGGGCAACGAATGATATGGTTGTATAAATTAACACAAAACACTTTCACTAATTATCAATATCCACAGctagattatttttcttatatatatatatatatattccattaACGATATTTTAATTAGCCGCACATCGTACGGGTAAAATACctatacctagtatatatatatatagagagagagaaagagattagttattgtaaaataactattaaactaaaacataaaagaTAACATGTGAGCCGTAAAATCCTCCATCCAAATTAGATCCACAAATAAATTTGATGatgacatttttgttattttttgaaagttcAATGGCATGGAATATCCATAACTAATTTCCATGTTTCCAGGTTCCTTAACTACATTAATTCGTTATTCGTATCTAACaccatttttttaaatgtatattaatttttagttGAATAAATCATATTACATAAAATCTTATATTGATACTTTTTATTATCAGACTTTTAGTTTGTGAtgcatttatataatttattgataattATTCAGTTAAACAAAACATGATGCACCGTTTTAATAGTCTGTGCATCATAATTAGCGTAGAGAATCACAATGCATCGTCTTGATATCAACATAGTTTTCACAACAATTCATTCACATATCATtgatgcatattttttttttaaacattcacGACAAATCATTATGATGCACAAAAAATATAAGGacttatcttttttatttacaaacttTACAAAAATCATGGTATACATTGATCCACATTGTTTCAATAATGAAATTGATGCACGAGTAATGAAATTGATGCATGAGTATTATGTAAAAAGGGATGCACAAGTATTATATGAATAACACCTTAAAATTGCAGAAATGATAGATAAACATATATGATATGTATTAAACACTAATGTACATGCTTTATccctttaattaaatattaatactgATGCACAACATCAACGGCCCAAGTTGATTAATTTCTTTCAATCTTTTGATTTTTCCTAAAACACTTAGCCATATACTCGctgtcaaaaaaaaaaggaatttaTGAAAGCATGTTGAATTTCAAAActtcttcatatataaatggAGTTGCAATAAATAGAATAACGATATACTTGTTTTCATTCAATAGCTACCTAAAAATAAttttccatgttttttgtttttctattttcatGCTCATAAGTAGAAGATGGTTACTTCTTAATTCGTGAGGGAATTGAAAACACGAGAAGAGAAAGAGAAATAGGGGTGGGAGACCGGTAAATTAGGGTGAAGATTGATTGTGGTAGTCAGactataatacggagtaatacgAAAGACAAGTTTACAACTTTAccctttaattattaaaaacataattaaataatagaaGACACGTGTCAAGCTTAccttttgtgttatttattttatgttaatggttgttttattttacccctaacctatatatatatatatatatatatatatatatcattaacaaTACCTAAACACAATAACACAAAAATTGattgatttaataaaagatattattgTTAGAGGATATATTGGTAGGGAATATTATTAGTAAACTATTTCGATTtttaatcttgattttttttctcggttattagtatattattatcattattattattattattataattaatatttattttttatttttttattttataaaaatattatttatattagaaatttatagagtttacaagaaattagtgggAAGTCAAGATACTATCTGGGCGCAACTCCTctagctattattattattattattattattataatagtaTCTTAAGTTGATTGATTCAAGAACGTAatgaattagttttttttttacaagaatattgtttttcatattttgaatGATTATTTACGTTATGATGTTTTAGGTTTTATGCTTTCTTTGGTTAAAAACAtatgattaaatttaattaattatgttgaTTGATATAGATTTCGTGCTCTGTTTTCCTGATTATATGTTGTAATTTTTGTTAGCACTTGTGAGACATAATGGCTACAGTTCAAAACATCATGTTATTAGTGACGTGATGGTAGAGGATATTACTTTGGAAGCAATTAATCTATCTATTTGTTTACACATAATTTGAACGTGGTAAACACTTTCTTTTTCCAATCCATTGTTGACCCAAACACTTGAGATTATCTTTATTGATAAAAAGTTTgcattacatatttttttatagctTTAACTAGATTCTTGATGTTTAagaattattataattatgtttATGCATATATAAGATTTTATTGAAAATTACAATACTTTGATCGACTACTTAAAGtgtgatttattaaaaaaagatttatattatctatatctatttatattatatacaggGACGGTTCTACAATGGGGACAGTGGGGGCAACTGCCCCCATTTCAATTTTGgtataatgtaatttttttagaggtatatttgaagtaaataaatagaaaatacaaCAAATGTCACCGTCGTTGTCATAAGCTTCTTCTTTGAAAGTACGTTAATTATGTTGGAAGcattaattttgaaataaattcgctattggtagagtaaaaatcttatattgttttgatttttaatatagtTGAAAAAAAGAGGTTCAAAAATGGTGGAGATTCCCTTGAAGTACTTAAAAGTTATTTGAGGGGTAAGTTGGAGggttaataaagaaaatattttacTTGTTTGGGTAAATGTATTATACATTATAGTATAGTTGCATgtaaaaatattattgttttcaaatCGTTAATATAATAGTTATCACAATAGTCATGtagaaaatatatgtacaaGCTAAATTGTATATCATTGCTCCAAAATTGCAAAGACCAATGTTCATGTAAAATATAGATATTTTCATAACTGGCACTCACCTGTGCTAAACCTTGCCTTCTCAACACTGATTGTTGATAATCTGACTAAACCTGACATTAACGAAATTCTTTTAGGAGTCCATTTTTTCTACTTACGGGCCAgggcctttttttttaaaatttcccTTAGAAgatgaaattaataaatataataaacaactCATAAATTTGCCCCATCACAAAAATTATTCTGGCTCTGTCCCTGactatatatcataaaaaataactGCTTATTTTgggaaatgttgaaacttataTAATCTTTTCACTTAtaaccccttaaaatatttccacctaCACTACCCTTTAATAgtcattaaaaattaaattcgACTATCAATCATGTATTTCtcaaaatatcttcattaactatTTGcaccaattatttttacattaataacttacACCACCATCGACACCACTTTCatcaccaacagtcgtcccACCACACCTCCGTATTTACACGAGTACCGTGCGAGTGAAATATGAAAAGTGTTGCTGTTTAGTTAATCAAGTGAAATTGTCATACAAGACGAGCCTATCATGATGTGAAAAATGTCAACTTGTATACGTACCTAACCGCCTGCCTTTATTGAAAGATGCCTCTAgcttcttgttttattttaacaagTCCTTGTcaaattatttcttttaattttcttgaaaaattatTTGTCCCAAAAGCTTTATGCTAAGTCTTCATCTCCAATGTAAAAGAAGCTTTACCATACTAAagattattttaaagatatccTTAGGTAGATgcccttacctaagggcatgctcttatttgtccttacctaatatattttttttagtggaAGGTAAAAGTACatgtaaggatatgtaaggatgtttgtatggttggagataaaattataagatttgaaggatttataaggatgtataaggatttgtaaggatatgatgtggcagctcaaggacaCCTAAGAACGTCTTTAGCATTAGAGATAGCCTTATTAAGCTGCTTTTTGAATAGTAATAAGTTTTTGTCTTTAAGGCTCCATTTGGATGCTTTCATAGCATGTTTAAAGAAGATAACCTGTAAAGGCATGATGATATGAGAGCAAAACAAACCagaaaagaaagacaaaaaaaatgaaattcttCACAAGTAAATTTGTACTATCATTTATCCTAACTCTTTCTATTAGTTTTTTCATACCAACAAGCACTACTAGTGACTTTTTTGATTGCATCTCTCAAAGTATTTCAACAAACTCATCAAACATTGTTTTCACTCCTAATGAATCATTATACACAACTATCCTTCAATCTACAATCCAAAACCTAAGGTTTAACTCAACCACAACTCCAAAACCATTAGCAATAATCACACCTTTGACATATTCCCATGTTCAAGCCACTATTATATGCAGCGTAGAATTCGGACACCAAATCCGAATCCGAAGTGGTGGTCATGACTATGAAGGGCTTTCCTACACCTCTTTTGATCAAACTACTTTCATCCTTCTTGATGTTAACCAATTTCGGTCAGTTAAGGTTGATTTAGAAGCTAAAACTGCATGGGTCGAATCCGGGGCAACTCTTGGTGAACTTTCTTATTGGGTGTCTAAGGAAAGTAATAATAGTCTTGGGTTCCCAACAGGGGAATGCACTTCTGTGGGTGTTGGTGGGCAACTAAGTGGAGGAGGTTTTGGCACAATGGCTAGGAAATACGGTTTATCGTCTGACAACGTAATCGATGCACTTTTAGTTGATGTGAATGGAAGGATTATGGATAGGGATACAATGGGTGAAGATTTGTTTTGGGCAATTAGAGGAGGAGGGGGTGGTAGTTTTGGTGTTGTGTTATCTTGGAAGattaatcttgtttatgttcCACCAATTGTTACAGTTTTTAGTCTTCCTAAAAAGCTAGACAAATTTGCTACTCAATTGGTTAACAAGTGGCAATATATTGGAAACAATATTACAAATGATTTGTTCATGAACTTGCTAATAAGTCCACTTCAACAAAATGGTACAATGCTAGTGACAATTAATGGGCTTTTTTTGGGGAGGGCTAATGAGCTTATAGCTATAATGGATGATGAATTTCCTGAATTAGGATTACAAGTAGATAATTGTACGGAGATGAGTTATATAGAATCGGTAGTGTATTATTCGGTTTACTTAAGAGGACAAAGTGTTGAAACACTCGTAGAAAGAAGACCATGGCCTAAAAACTACTACAAGTTTAAATCAGACTATGTAGAGAGACCGATTCCAGAAGAATCGCTTGAAGAGCTATGGAAATGGTGTTTAGAAGAAAATTTGATTCTAGCAATGGAGCCACAAGGTGGAAAGATGAGCGAGATTGATGAAACCGCTATTCCTTACCCACATAGGAAAGGAAATTTGTATATCATACAATATATCATGAGATGGGATGATGAAGGATTCAACACAACCGAAAACCATGTTGCTTCTATAAGAAGGGTATATGAAAAAATGACACCATTTGTGTCCAAGAACCCAAGGGGAGCTTATGTGAACTTTAGGGATTTGGATTTGGGTACAGATGGTGATACATGTAGCACAAGTTATGTCAAAGCAATGGAGTGGGGAAACAAGTATTTTAAGAGCAATTTTAAGAGGTTGGCAATGGTGAAAGGTGAAATCGATCCAACAAATTTCTTCTGTAATGAACAAAGCATCCCACCACTAGTTTTGTCACAGTcgttttaagttaatttttacCGTAGATTAAATTTGATGAATGTGCCTCGAAAAATAAATGAATGTAATAAGTCTAATAATGTGGAAATAAAACCATTGATTGGTTTTAAGTTTAATCATtgagtttcttttttcttacgAAATGTACTACAAAATTTGTAAAGTCAAGTGAAGTCCTTGTCTTTCAACTACTTTCCACAACTTTTATGCTAATTAAAGCAATAACCcaataaagatataaaaaggACTATCTAACActcacttttttgttttaacgAACAACAAATTCTAACACCCAACACTCCCATCCAAGATTACCTAAATGCGAAAAACCATCACTATTTGGTCCAGCACAACCATACGAAACCCAAACCCAAAAACACAAAGTTCTATAAAAATCTCACAAAAACTAACCAAAAATCAA includes these proteins:
- the LOC122579120 gene encoding berberine bridge enzyme-like 27, whose protein sequence is MKFFTSKFVLSFILTLSISFFIPTSTTSDFFDCISQSISTNSSNIVFTPNESLYTTILQSTIQNLRFNSTTTPKPLAIITPLTYSHVQATIICSVEFGHQIRIRSGGHDYEGLSYTSFDQTTFILLDVNQFRSVKVDLEAKTAWVESGATLGELSYWVSKESNNSLGFPTGECTSVGVGGQLSGGGFGTMARKYGLSSDNVIDALLVDVNGRIMDRDTMGEDLFWAIRGGGGGSFGVVLSWKINLVYVPPIVTVFSLPKKLDKFATQLVNKWQYIGNNITNDLFMNLLISPLQQNGTMLVTINGLFLGRANELIAIMDDEFPELGLQVDNCTEMSYIESVVYYSVYLRGQSVETLVERRPWPKNYYKFKSDYVERPIPEESLEELWKWCLEENLILAMEPQGGKMSEIDETAIPYPHRKGNLYIIQYIMRWDDEGFNTTENHVASIRRVYEKMTPFVSKNPRGAYVNFRDLDLGTDGDTCSTSYVKAMEWGNKYFKSNFKRLAMVKGEIDPTNFFCNEQSIPPLVLSQSF